A stretch of Candidatus Paceibacter sp. DNA encodes these proteins:
- a CDS encoding cobalamin B12-binding domain-containing protein: MNKKMIVLISPPPITIDWTPKKVLSGSSGIRMGLLSIGSVLSQHGYNVKILDGILGKVDLASELNQINPQETLFVGISSMTAQLPSAVKAATIIRGKYPSLPIIWGGVHATLFPEETCADSLVDIVVIGEGEYTCLELAESLSGLKGLNSIKGIVYKNREGKTIFTGNRNHHDLDALPFPNYELFNLDDYLYRAIIDSENIKNRKFGKMLSIHSGMGCPYKCTFCINTTVYREGKYYTKSPYRGKSATRLLDEIEILLGVTL; this comes from the coding sequence ATGAATAAAAAAATGATAGTGCTAATTTCGCCTCCCCCAATCACTATAGACTGGACTCCCAAAAAAGTATTAAGTGGAAGCTCTGGGATCAGGATGGGACTCCTATCTATAGGCAGTGTATTGAGTCAGCACGGTTACAACGTAAAAATATTAGATGGTATCTTGGGCAAAGTGGATTTGGCCTCTGAATTAAATCAAATAAATCCTCAAGAGACACTATTTGTAGGTATTTCCTCTATGACAGCCCAATTACCATCTGCAGTAAAAGCAGCAACTATCATCCGAGGAAAGTATCCATCTTTACCTATTATTTGGGGAGGAGTCCATGCAACACTCTTTCCTGAAGAGACATGCGCGGATAGTTTGGTAGACATAGTTGTTATCGGAGAGGGGGAATATACTTGTTTGGAATTAGCAGAATCTCTTTCGGGGTTAAAGGGACTTAACTCTATTAAAGGTATTGTGTACAAAAACAGGGAAGGCAAGACAATTTTTACTGGAAATAGAAATCACCACGATTTAGATGCATTGCCGTTTCCAAACTACGAACTATTTAATTTAGATGACTATTTATATAGGGCTATAATTGACAGCGAAAATATTAAAAACAGAAAATTTGGTAAAATGTTAAGCATTCATTCAGGTATGGGATGCCCGTACAAATGCACCTTTTGTATTAATACCACGGTTTATCGTGAGGGAAAGTATTATACTAAAAGTCCGTATAGAGGTAAATCTGCAACGAGGCTTCTTGATGAAATTGAAATTTTATTGGGTGTAACACTTTAG